The Leguminivora glycinivorella isolate SPB_JAAS2020 chromosome 2, LegGlyc_1.1, whole genome shotgun sequence DNA window TCCACtcaaaaaatcaagtcaattcgtcgctccgttttgccgtgaaagacggacaaacaaacagacacacacactttcccatttataatattagtaggtatggaTAGTAAGTGCTCATCGCCAAAGTATTTGGACATTTTATAAGCGCATATAATATAAGCACTTAGAAGCGCGTGTACGTCAAATGTGGCGCGAAAATACACTGAATCGTGTAAAGAAAAAACAGTCTAAAACCGCCCCGCCTATAGTAACAGTTCATGTAGGAACCCTACAAGTACAATTTTAATGTGATTTATTCTTACTTCTCGTGATTTACTCTTACTTACCTCAAGAGCCATCCTGGGCACCTTACCTGTTCTATAGACATCAACTAGCGTATTATACGCGCTTGTAAGCCCTCTTACTTAGCGCCGAAACTACAGTACACGTAGCCAGTCTGATACAGCCCTTACAGTTTGTGGATAAAGGCTAGTTAATGAATTACCTCAGGAGCCATCCTGGGCACCTTGCCCACTTTGTGCCGGACGCTGAAGAGCACGCAGCGCTCGTAGTACCGGATCATGAAGTCGGGGTATGTTTCTCCAAACTCGTGCCCTGGCACTACGTCGAACTCTAGGCAGTCCTCCCTGGAAACATATTGATATGCGGGTATTACGTTTTGGTGATATTTTAGGACCGGTTTGCTGGAATGAAAGCTTATTTGAGTGGACCTACAATCTACTATACATAAAGAGCGTGACAGATTGTTCTCTTGTCTATGCATCCGAACTTAAATGTTAGTTGcttcaaaattatttaaaaattaacacaCACATGTGATCTTGTAGCAGTTGCAGCTAAACTTGTGTTGTGTCCACCCACAACAATTTATATGCCAAGTAAGAATGGCCACATTATGATATAAATTTTTATGTTCTTGTTCTTACCATTTCACAAGAAAATAAAGGACTCCATGGAATAACTGGGCAGCAAGAATCTTCTCTGGCTGGAAACCACGAGCCAAACCTCTGGGCTTGTCAATTTCCTGTAAGGAAAAATAgcagaatttattattttatcaatcaaaaataaagtttaaagctaaccaggggcggctcactccgcgattctatcgccgtgctacaagtacTTGCCGCTGGCCGCGAGCTCGCGGCCAGTCAGTgggtgacgaccttcacgcggcgcaatagaattcaatgtcggctgctcgcgtgcggtcccttTGTAGGTAAAAATTTAGAATGggggcattttgtgaacatcaaaggagtgagccttctgtatttgtattattatatattctgttcTGTGGTTTTACCCACGTTTACCCCCTTTTCTAGGCTCCAATCTATAAAATGTTTACAAAAATCAATTATATACCAAACAAATGCATTACCCGAAAGTGCAATTTCAATAGACACATGCAGTTCTACTTTCGCGTATGCGGTCTATAAATCGTACTATGCATAGTAAAGGgcgtttttgtgtattttaggAATCAATATCATATTAACCTATATTTGCAGCTCATTTACCAtcaaaacacaacatttttagTGAGTGTTGGTACCTACTGTTGGTACAGTATACACGCGGCTATCTGTTTCACATAGACACAGTGAACTGACAGAGTGAATAATCCAAAAACTCACTTCAATCTTTTTCTTCTTCTCGGCAGCGCGGCGTCCTCGTTTCCTTGTGCTATAAGTTTCCTCCACAGTTTCTGGTGGAGGTGTAGGAGTGACGGCAGGGGGTGCCGCAGCAGCCGCCGCTGCAGCAGCCGCAGCCGCCGCTGCAACTTCCGCAGCTGCAGCTTCTGCGGCCGCAGCCACTTCTGCCGCTGCAGCAGCTCCTGCCTCCGCAGAAGTGTCAGCTGTAGCTGATTCAGCTTCTGCGGCTTCTCGCTTTAGACGAGCTTCTTCGTATGCTGATATGAGCTCTGGACAGTCGAGGTTGTCTTCAGGTTCCCAGGTGTCATCCTCACTGTAATAGAAAAAGCATTATGTGCATATTTGCTTAAGCACCATATGAAGATGGACCCATTATTGTGGGAGAAGCAGGCAGCCGACCACCCCGTGTGGAGATCTTTTGTCGCTAAACAAATTAACGATTTTGAATCCCGTCCACTTAAGGATATGATTATCAGACGGGATGACCTAAAAACCTGTCCACCAGCAGCTATTAGTTATAATTATGCCAATGGTATGCTTTGCTGCCAGTCATGTGAACGGGTATTTATAAACCAACTTGACTATGCAAGTCACATGCAAATGCACCAGATGAAATGGAAATTGAAACAGTTGCCATGGCCGAATT harbors:
- the LOC125237692 gene encoding heterochromatin protein 1-like gives rise to the protein MEEAIESFSESNMQAGVDLNFQPSQEPVQPMETNQVPPGTLGPSGKHEEFSVEKVLDRRVKNGKVEYLLKWKGYSHEDDTWEPEDNLDCPELISAYEEARLKREAAEAESATADTSAEAGAAAAAEVAAAAEAAAAEVAAAAAAAAAAAAAAPPAVTPTPPPETVEETYSTRKRGRRAAEKKKKIEEIDKPRGLARGFQPEKILAAQLFHGVLYFLVKWEDCLEFDVVPGHEFGETYPDFMIRYYERCVLFSVRHKVGKVPRMAPELPPSPEPLPPQTTDQANESMDTSAPSLDTPALETPSATGTEDSAAMEIAPPAQMPEIPQETAPSIEVN